One genomic region from Nostoc sphaeroides encodes:
- a CDS encoding alpha/beta fold hydrolase, translating into MFQPPGFEQRSINTSLGRIVYYTATGSPWQDNFTAKDDRETLVFLHGFGGGSSAYEWSKVYPAFAAEYRVIAPDLIGWGRSEHPARSYQIEDYLTTIREFFEQTCTGPVTAIASSLTAAFTIRVASDHPDLFKSLILTTPAGLSDFGEDYSRSFFAQLVSVPVVDRLLYSTGIATSGGIRSFLEQRQFAQSNRVYQEIVDAYLQSAQQPNAEYAALSFVRGDLCFDLSLYIQQLTTPTAIIWGQRSEFTGPSIGRRLAEINPQAIRFFQQLEDVGLTPQLELPAVTIGLIRQFLPLLN; encoded by the coding sequence ATGTTTCAACCACCAGGATTTGAACAACGCTCTATAAATACCTCACTAGGTAGGATAGTATACTATACAGCCACTGGGTCACCTTGGCAGGACAATTTTACAGCAAAAGATGATCGGGAAACTTTAGTGTTTCTGCACGGCTTTGGTGGTGGGTCTTCTGCTTATGAGTGGTCGAAAGTATATCCGGCTTTTGCCGCCGAATATCGGGTTATTGCGCCAGATTTAATCGGTTGGGGTAGGTCTGAGCATCCGGCACGGAGTTATCAGATTGAAGATTATTTAACGACGATTCGGGAGTTTTTTGAGCAGACTTGTACCGGGCCAGTAACAGCGATCGCTTCTTCTTTGACCGCAGCCTTTACAATTCGAGTAGCATCAGATCATCCTGATTTATTCAAGTCTTTAATTCTCACTACCCCCGCCGGACTTTCCGACTTTGGCGAAGACTACTCCCGTAGTTTTTTTGCCCAGTTAGTCAGCGTTCCCGTTGTTGACCGTTTACTTTACAGCACTGGAATAGCAACCAGTGGGGGTATTCGCAGTTTCTTAGAGCAACGGCAATTTGCTCAATCTAATCGAGTCTACCAAGAAATTGTAGATGCTTATTTACAATCTGCCCAACAGCCTAATGCTGAGTATGCAGCACTCTCCTTTGTCCGTGGCGATTTATGCTTTGATTTATCCCTTTACATTCAACAACTGACGACTCCCACCGCCATTATTTGGGGACAAAGGTCAGAATTTACAGGCCCCTCAATTGGTCGCCGCCTTGCCGAAATTAATCCCCAAGCGATCCGATTTTTTCAACAGTTGGAAGATGTGGGGTTAACACCGCAGTTAGAGTTACCAGCAGTGACAATTGGGTTAATTCGCCAATTTTTGCCTTTGCTTAATTAG
- the hisC gene encoding histidinol-phosphate transaminase, whose protein sequence is MTDYFRSNVDAMASYIPGEQPQRGTQIIKLNSNENPYPPSPAALAVLQNIDGEWLRRYPEPFGGEFREAASKVLGVPSDWIIVGNGSDELLSVVIRACAEPGKKVVYPMPTYVLYRTLTEMQAAEIIEIPYSDDYSLPLEELIAVNGSVTFIASPNSPSGHVVATNDLRKLASQLSGVLVIDEAYIDFTEENALALVKDYENVIVIRTLSKGYSLAGLRLGFGVANPKLLQGLFKVKDSYNIDAIACAIGTAAITDQAYKNACVAKIKASRNQLATDLKQLGFHLWDSQANFLLVQPREGNAEYLYQKLKERGILIRYFKQPGLDDKLRITVGTDEQNQALVEALIYLLETRAVN, encoded by the coding sequence ATGACCGACTACTTTCGCTCTAATGTTGATGCAATGGCTAGCTATATTCCTGGTGAGCAGCCTCAACGCGGTACACAGATAATTAAACTCAACAGTAACGAAAACCCCTATCCTCCTTCGCCTGCGGCGCTAGCTGTGCTGCAAAATATTGATGGCGAGTGGTTGCGAAGGTATCCAGAACCTTTCGGGGGGGAGTTCCGGGAAGCTGCAAGTAAAGTTTTAGGTGTTCCTAGCGATTGGATAATTGTGGGAAATGGCAGTGACGAATTGTTGAGCGTGGTGATTCGAGCTTGTGCAGAACCTGGGAAGAAGGTAGTTTATCCCATGCCCACTTATGTGCTATATCGCACATTAACAGAAATGCAAGCTGCGGAAATTATTGAGATTCCTTACAGCGATGACTACAGTTTACCTTTGGAAGAACTAATTGCTGTCAATGGATCTGTGACATTCATTGCATCGCCTAATAGTCCATCGGGGCATGTGGTAGCAACAAATGATCTGCGAAAATTAGCCAGCCAGTTATCTGGAGTTTTAGTGATTGACGAAGCATACATAGATTTTACCGAAGAGAATGCATTGGCTTTGGTAAAGGACTACGAAAACGTCATCGTAATTCGCACACTTTCTAAAGGGTACTCGTTAGCTGGATTACGGCTGGGATTTGGGGTGGCAAATCCCAAGCTGTTGCAGGGATTGTTTAAGGTGAAAGATAGCTATAACATTGATGCGATCGCTTGTGCAATTGGCACGGCTGCTATTACCGATCAAGCTTATAAAAATGCTTGTGTGGCAAAGATTAAAGCATCGCGGAATCAGTTAGCAACAGACTTAAAGCAATTAGGTTTTCATCTTTGGGATTCCCAAGCTAATTTTTTGCTGGTACAGCCAAGAGAAGGAAATGCAGAATATCTCTATCAAAAACTAAAGGAACGGGGAATTTTAATCCGCTACTTCAAGCAGCCTGGACTAGATGATAAATTACGCATTACTGTTGGTACTGATGAACAAAATCAGGCTTTAGTGGAGGCACTAATTTATTTATTAGAGACTAGGGCTGTAAACTGA